CACCTGTACTTTAAAGTTCGGGAAATTCGGCAATATCGTCGCACCCATTTCACGCTGTAATTCATGCGTGTCCAACGGGAATGTTTTATCTGTACGATGTACTTCAACTTTAAATGTTAAATCGCCTTTATCACGATAGTCTTCTAAAATTTCAAAGGCTAAAGCTTTCATCACATCCAGATCTTTTTCACAAGATGCAACAGGGCTGATTGATTGAATACCGAAAACATGTGGTAAACGATCCATCAGTACATCAAATTTTTCTTTATTTTCAACTTCAATAAACATACGGTCACGCTCTGCACGAATTTTCAGTGGTGCAATATCGTTAAATGAATAACGTACATTATCACGTAAACGGCTGATAAAATCTTTTTTGTTACGACCTTTTGTTGAAAGTTCACCATAGCGAACTAAAATTTCTTTAAAAATCATTGCGTAATATCTCCTTTTAATTCTTTCATTACGATTGTGAATTGCTTTTTAAATGAGGCAATATCTTCGTCTGTATTGATGGCGCCTAGGCTTAAACGGAGGACACCGTTTTTATAGCGGCTATCGATATTAAGAGCTTCCACAACATGGCTTGTTTTCGTCTGTTTTGACGAGCAGGCACTTGATGTTGAAACGATAATATCACGTTTTTGTAATGCATTTATTAAAATTTCACCTTTTAATCCTCTTACACTGAACGATAAAATATGCGGTGCACCGTCTTTCGGCGACAGGACATATACTTCCTGACCAAATTGCTCAAAGAAACGATGAAGATCTGCAGACCACTTTTTAAAGTTTTCAACATTCTCCGCCATGCCTTCAACAGCTAAACGGGCGGCTTTTGCCAATGATACAGCTTGAGGTACAGCAACCGTACCACTTCTTAATCCAAACTCTTGTCCACCACCAACAATAAATGCCTTAAGCTGTGGTTTTTTACGGAATGCTAACAAGCCACTTCCTTTTAAACCCTGAATTTTATGACCTGAAATGGAAATGACATCCGGACCGTTGTCTCCATCAAAAAAGACCGGCAGCTTACCGAAACTTTGAATCGCATCAACATGGAACATTGCCTGGCATGAATCGTGAATAATTTGTGCAGCTTCCTTAATCGGCTGCACAGCTCCGATTTCGTTGTTGACATGCATAATGCTCACAATAATAGTATCTTTGCGAAGCTTTTGCTGTAATTCATCTAAAGAAATGACTCCATATTTATTCACTTTTAGGTAATCAATTTCGTAGCCTTCTTCTTCCAATCGCTTGACTGCTTCCAGAATCGAAGGGTGTTCTATTTCTGTCGTAATAATATGCTTGCCTCTAAAATTGCTCGATTTGGCTAAACCAAAAAGTGCTGCATTATTCGATTCCGTCCCTCCGGAAGTGAACAAAATATTCTTTTCCTCTGTATGAAGAATATTCGCTAATTGCTCCCGGGCTTTTGTTAGTAAAGCATTTGACTCGACACCTGCACGGTGAATCGATGCAGGGTTCGCATAATACTGTTCATTCACTAACATAAATGTAGCCAAGACATCTTTGTGCGGCTTTGTTGTCGCACTATTATCTAAATATATCATCTATACTCAACCTTCTTTTTAAAACTAATTTCCCGTAATCTTATTACCATTACAGTTTCCTGCTTCTATTCTTCACTTACCAAAGAGAGAGGTTGTGTTAATCGTCAATTTGACGATTAACACAACCTCATAAATGTGCTTATTTATTATAACGCTAAATGGATCAACATGTAACCGTTATGCTTATTATTTTGTAAGCAGCTGCTCCTGAACGAGCTCCTCAATGCGCTTAATTGCATTAGGGTCGATAATTTCAACCGCTTTTGCTGCATCTTCCAGTGCTTTTATGTAGCGGAATTTCTTGAATGCGTCTTCAGCTTCAAGCAAATATTCATGTACTTGTCGATTTGTAGCACGGTAGCGGTTACCGAACTGAATAAGACGCTCAATAATTAATACATTTTCAATCATTTCCTGTGCTTTTTCATGTGTTTCCTCAATCGACTGCTTTGCATTTAGTAAATGCTGGTTCACTTGGATAATATTCAACGGTACTTCCTGTAGGCTTTGAACAACTACAAAAATCTGTTCTGCTGCCTCTTCTAATCTAGCATCCATTTCTTCCGGAATCCCCGGAATATTGGCACGTCCTAGCAGGCGCTCTGTATCTTGCAATAAGCGCTTTAAAGTTTCCAATTCAGCTCTTGCTTTATTTTCATCGATACGGAGATTTTTCAGTTTGTTCGAGAATTTTTCCTGCTCTTCAGCAATTTGCTCAATTTCATCCGTAATTTCTTTTAGCTCTTCCTGTAAGCTCGAGTAAGCTGACTTTTCTTCTTGAACGCGTGTTGATAACAGTTCATAGCGTCTTTGTAATACTTCCAAATGCTTTAAGCCCGCTTTTGGAATTTCCGCTTCTTTATCCTGTAAACGGTAGCTATGCTGTACATAAGCGACTTCATCATTAATGTCCTTAGTGAGGCGCATTACATCATTGATCACACTGTACATACCCGAACAGTTGCGTTCAACATATTTTCTTGCCATAACTTCTTTTTCAAGCAAGTTATAGAAGTGATCAATTTCATCATTAATTGTTTGAATGCGTGGTGAAACTGCCGGCAAGTTCAATTCAGCAATTGCCGTTTTTAACATTTCCAGTTCGTTTTCAAGTCCATTCAAATATTCCGTCAGTTCTAAATGGCGTAAATAATACCTTTGTTCTTCCATTTCACGCTGTCCATTACGAAGTTCATGAATTGCAGTTGGGATTTTAGTTTGAATTTCTGTAAGCAGTGTCGGCACATCATTTAATAAACTAAAAATTTCTTGTGCTTCACTGTTCAGCTGTAGGACAATTTCACGTGCCTGCAAATAGTTGCCGTCTTTCGTTAACTCATCAAACTCTTCAAACTTCGGCGTAAATTGCTCCAGCTTCTTTTCCAACGCTTCCAACGCAGGTCCAAATGAATGCTGGTGCGCCAAAATTGTCTTGCGTGCAGAGCGGTAATATTCTTTCAGCTGCTCGATTTCAATGCGGTTTTTCTCTTCACTGCCAATCAATTCATCCAGTTCAGTAATAATCTGCACACGTACTTGCTCACATTTAGCAAGCTCCTGTTCGATATCACGTTCTGTATGTGATGCTTTTTTAAATTTAAATCGGTCGACAAATTCTTCCGCATCAAACAACAATTCGTCAATTTTCGGAATTTGCTTATCGACAACATCCAACCAGCGATTACGCCAGTTTTCAAACAGCTCTTCTGTTTGACCGTTCATATTAAGGGCTTTTACTTTTGCGAGCTCCTCAAAAATCGGGTAATGTTGTATTTGTAGTTTTTCCTTATCTAATCGTCCTATTTCTGCATTATGCTTGCGTCTTACTACTAAGCCTGCCATTAATAATGCTAATAGTACGACGACAACAATGATGATATACTTTATCATTGTAAGCCCCCTAATCCCAAATAAAATCAATATTTTAGCTATATACGTATTATTTATAATAACATGTTTTTTTATATTTGTTTAACTATTTCCAGCTTTTTTTACTTTTAAATACCATAATTTTGAAGGAAGGTCATTCAATTGAAACGAGACGGTCATATACATACACCTTTTTGTCCCCATGGTTCTACAGATTCGATCGAAAAATATGTCGAAAAAGCGATAGCAAGCGGCTTTAAAGAGATTACTTTTACAGAGCATGCCCCCTTACCTGAAAACTTTGTCGATCCAACGCCTGACAAGGATAGCGGCATGAATCCCGCTTATTTGATGGATTACTTTAAACTACTGAAGCGCGCTAAAGAACAGTATCAATCTGAAATTAAAATCAATATTGGCTTAGAAGTAGACTATATTGTCGGCTATGAACATGAAACAAAACAATTTCTGAATGAAGTCGGTCCATTGATGGATGACGCCATATTGTCCGTACACTTTTTAAACTTTCAAGACGAGTATGTATGTATTGACTTTTCACAGGAAGTATATTTACAATTTGCCAATAAGGTTGGCGGCATTCTTCCTATGTATAAGCTTTACTACGAAACGGTGAAAAAGTCGATCAAAGCAGATTTAGGCTTATATAAACCAAAGCGTATAGGACATCCTACTTTAATCCATAAATTCCAGCATGCCCATGACGAACAGATCGATGATGCAGCGGACATCAGTGAATTATTGAAGATGATGCAAACCGGTCATTATGAGCTGGATTTTAATAGTGCCGGTCTGAGTAAACCGTATTGTAAGGAGCCATACCCGCCCTATCCATTTGTGAAACAGGCAATTGATTTACAAATCCCGGTTATTTTCGGCTCGGATGCCCATACGGCAGCTGATTTACATCAGCATTATAATTTATTGCAAGACAAAATAACTTTTTAATTGGAGGATTTCTATGTTTGGAAATATTACTTATAACGGGACTTTGACAGAACAGTACGAACTGCTTTCTAAACAGTTGGATGCATTGCTGGAAGGGGAAAAAAACTTAATCGCTAACTTAAGTAACGCTTCCGCTTTATTAAATACTTTTTTAAAGGAAATTAACTGGGTTGGATTTTATTTAATGGATGAAGGCGAATTGGTACTTGGACCATTCCAGGGCTTGCCTGCTTGTGTTCGAATTCCTGTAGGTCGCGGTGTTTGTGGCACAACCGTTGCAAAAGAACAGACAATGGTTGTAGACGATGTACACGCTTTCCCAGGTCATATTGCTTGTGACGCTGCATCCAAATCGGAAATCGTTATTCCTTTAATTAAAAATGGAGTCGTTTTAGGCGTTTTAGATATTGATAGCCCGATTGAAGCACGTTTTACTACCGAAGATAAAGATGGTTTGGAAAAATTCGTGAATATACTGTTAAAGCATATTTAATTGCTAAAAAGGGAGTGCCCGAAAAATAATTCCGGGTACTCCCTTTAACATTGTAGTTCCATTGGTTTTTCATATACACATAGTCGGTTTTTTCCGTTTCGTTTTGCATGGTAAAGTGCAATATCAGCTTGCAAAAACATATTTTTAAAATCCGGACGGCTGCTCTTATGCCACGTAATCATACCCGCAGAAACCGTAACTGAAGGATTTGTTACATTTGGCACCATCTGTACAATCCCATCAGAAATTTCAATTGCCTCTCTTTCTGAAATATTCGGAATATAGATAGCGAGTTCTTCACCACCCCAGCGTGAGCATATGCCTCTTTTTCCTATTTCACTTTGGAGTCGCTTAGCTATTTGTACGATTACATCATCTCCAACTTGATGGCCGTATGTGTCATTAACTTTTTTAAAGTTATCAATATCAATTAACAGGAACATCCCTGAATCTTCCTTTTGAATTGCCTTTTCCACGTATGCATCGGAGTAACTTCTAGCGTAAAGCTTTGTTAAATGGTCTCGATCCACCATTTCCTGAAGCTGTTCACGCAATACCGAATTGGAAATTGCTAAAGAGGAATGATGAATAAGTGATTGCATTAATTTGAAGCTATCAAAGGAGAAGAAATATGGTTCTTTATGCAATACAATGCTAAACCCGATAATATCTTCTTCTACAATCATTGGAATGGCCATGATCGATTTATACTCAATGTCCCCTGAAATAAGACGGCTGAAATCAGCAATAAATAATGGGTCTTGTGTCGATTGAAAATGTTTTTCCACATGCTGAATATATACATTACACGCTATATGATTGAAAAGGTCTGTACAAGCTTCAGTCAAAATATACTTGTCATCTTCTTTAAAAAGGAATCCTAACTCCATCGGCTGAAACGATTTCATCATTTGCTTTTGTAAAAATAATAGCATTTCACTGATTGTTAATTTCATATTTAAACGATGGGAAGTTTCATTGATCAACTGCAAATCCGTGATGAGACGATGTGATTGATGATAGAGTTTTGCGTTTTCCAAAGCATTTCCTGAAGCTTGGGCAAGCATGCGGATAAATTCTTTTTCTGAACTTGCAAATGGGTAATTGATAGGTGCTTTCACCTGTAAAATTCCGTATATGGCTTGTCTCCCTTTTATAGGAACATTCAATAATCGGCGGTTTTGTTCAACAGCTATATCCTCATTCAATTCTCCCGATACGAAAGACTCAATGGTTGCTGGCCGCTCCGACAAATAGTCGAAAGGTTTTATTTTCACTCTCGTTTGACGGTCTTGGTCATTCGATAAAATCAGTTCAACTTCCAGACCAGGAAAATTCTCTTCAATTGTAACAAGCACATTTTCCAAAATTACATCAATATCCATCGTCGAATGGAAAAGATCGGTCATACCGTACAATTTACGGTATTTTTGTTCATTCGAATAAACTTCATATTTTGAAGTTAAAAATGAATAGGAACCAGATATCGCACTTACAATATCTTCTGTCAGCACTTTTTCAATAGGTGCGTTTACTGGATTATATTTAAATATAATAATAGCTTCTATTTTATCGTTTATTATAAGTGGCATAACATCCGTATGGTTTGCAAAATACGGCTGCTCTCTTAAAAACCCTGGTAACTTCACAACTTTATTACCGTTAAAATAGGGTTGTATTAAATCTAATGTTACATCAACATTCAGCAGTTCTAAGTTGTCGATCGGTTTCAATTTATTTTCGCTTACATGAAATAAAAAACAATGTTCCATATCAAAGTGTTTTATTAGGCATTCTTCTAATAGGAAAAAGTAATCATAAAATTTACTTCGTTGTAATTTCGTCTTCATACAAAGGCTTAAAATATCCGATTTAAATTGATCAATCTTTTGTTGATTTTCCACCATTAAATCACCTTTTCTTTTACTATTGCAATGTCGGTTCTTTTCACTTAACCACAAGTATACACATTTTATGCCTTATTGACTATTTAATTTTGTTATATTTTTCTAATAAACACCTCCATTTGCATTGTTTTTCGAACATTCAAGCATTTTACCGTTCTTATCCACTACCCAGTTTTATGCTTAAATACCCATACAAATGATCATTTATTTTTATTTTTCATTCCCTCTTAATATATTCAAAAAGTAATACACCTTTGTTGACGAATAGATAAAAAAAAGATACAATAGCCTTTGTGTAAAATGAATGCAGTAGTTGTATAACTTAAATGTAGTATTTTATTCCTTCTGTTTAGACAGAATGGTGTATTGTGTAACCCTTTCGGCTGCATGGGCGAAGATACATGAAAATAGAATACCGTTTAATGTCGGGTACAACTGGTTTTTTCTTTTACAACAAAAACCAATTTTAAGGAGGAGACACAATTATGTCTCGTTATACAGGTCCATCTTGGAAACTATCTCGTCGTCTTGGTATTTCATTAAGCGGCACAGGTAAAGAAATCGCAAAACGCCCTTACGCACCAGGTCAACACGGCCCGAACTCTCGTGGTAAAAAATCAGAGTACGGTCTACAATTAACTGAAAAGCAAAAATTACGTCATATGTACGGTATGACTGAACGTCAATTCAAAAACACTTACCTACGTGCTGGTAAATTACAAGGTGTACACGGTGAAAACTTCATGATCTTACTTGAAACTCGCCTTGACAACTTAGTTTACCGTTTAGGTTTAGCTCGCACTCGTCGTGCAGCTCGTCAATTAGTTAACCACGGTCACATCTTAGTTGATGGTAACCGCGTTGACATCCCATCTTACTCAGTAAAACCAGGTCAAACAATCTCTTTACGTGAGAAATCAGCTAACCTTTCAGTTGTTGCTGAATCAATCGAAGTAAACAGCTTCGTACCAGAATATTTATCATTCGATGCAGACTCTAAAGTAGGTACTTTCGTACGTTTACCAGAGCGCTCTGAATTAT
This genomic window from Solibacillus sp. FSL R5-0449 contains:
- a CDS encoding GAF domain-containing protein, which translates into the protein MFGNITYNGTLTEQYELLSKQLDALLEGEKNLIANLSNASALLNTFLKEINWVGFYLMDEGELVLGPFQGLPACVRIPVGRGVCGTTVAKEQTMVVDDVHAFPGHIACDAASKSEIVIPLIKNGVVLGVLDIDSPIEARFTTEDKDGLEKFVNILLKHI
- the rpsD gene encoding 30S ribosomal protein S4; the encoded protein is MSRYTGPSWKLSRRLGISLSGTGKEIAKRPYAPGQHGPNSRGKKSEYGLQLTEKQKLRHMYGMTERQFKNTYLRAGKLQGVHGENFMILLETRLDNLVYRLGLARTRRAARQLVNHGHILVDGNRVDIPSYSVKPGQTISLREKSANLSVVAESIEVNSFVPEYLSFDADSKVGTFVRLPERSELSSEINEQFIVEFYSR
- the hisJ gene encoding histidinol-phosphatase HisJ, whose amino-acid sequence is MKRDGHIHTPFCPHGSTDSIEKYVEKAIASGFKEITFTEHAPLPENFVDPTPDKDSGMNPAYLMDYFKLLKRAKEQYQSEIKINIGLEVDYIVGYEHETKQFLNEVGPLMDDAILSVHFLNFQDEYVCIDFSQEVYLQFANKVGGILPMYKLYYETVKKSIKADLGLYKPKRIGHPTLIHKFQHAHDEQIDDAADISELLKMMQTGHYELDFNSAGLSKPYCKEPYPPYPFVKQAIDLQIPVIFGSDAHTAADLHQHYNLLQDKITF
- a CDS encoding diguanylate cyclase, producing MVENQQKIDQFKSDILSLCMKTKLQRSKFYDYFFLLEECLIKHFDMEHCFLFHVSENKLKPIDNLELLNVDVTLDLIQPYFNGNKVVKLPGFLREQPYFANHTDVMPLIINDKIEAIIIFKYNPVNAPIEKVLTEDIVSAISGSYSFLTSKYEVYSNEQKYRKLYGMTDLFHSTMDIDVILENVLVTIEENFPGLEVELILSNDQDRQTRVKIKPFDYLSERPATIESFVSGELNEDIAVEQNRRLLNVPIKGRQAIYGILQVKAPINYPFASSEKEFIRMLAQASGNALENAKLYHQSHRLITDLQLINETSHRLNMKLTISEMLLFLQKQMMKSFQPMELGFLFKEDDKYILTEACTDLFNHIACNVYIQHVEKHFQSTQDPLFIADFSRLISGDIEYKSIMAIPMIVEEDIIGFSIVLHKEPYFFSFDSFKLMQSLIHHSSLAISNSVLREQLQEMVDRDHLTKLYARSYSDAYVEKAIQKEDSGMFLLIDIDNFKKVNDTYGHQVGDDVIVQIAKRLQSEIGKRGICSRWGGEELAIYIPNISEREAIEISDGIVQMVPNVTNPSVTVSAGMITWHKSSRPDFKNMFLQADIALYHAKRNGKNRLCVYEKPMELQC
- the ezrA gene encoding septation ring formation regulator EzrA, with amino-acid sequence MIKYIIIVVVVLLALLMAGLVVRRKHNAEIGRLDKEKLQIQHYPIFEELAKVKALNMNGQTEELFENWRNRWLDVVDKQIPKIDELLFDAEEFVDRFKFKKASHTERDIEQELAKCEQVRVQIITELDELIGSEEKNRIEIEQLKEYYRSARKTILAHQHSFGPALEALEKKLEQFTPKFEEFDELTKDGNYLQAREIVLQLNSEAQEIFSLLNDVPTLLTEIQTKIPTAIHELRNGQREMEEQRYYLRHLELTEYLNGLENELEMLKTAIAELNLPAVSPRIQTINDEIDHFYNLLEKEVMARKYVERNCSGMYSVINDVMRLTKDINDEVAYVQHSYRLQDKEAEIPKAGLKHLEVLQRRYELLSTRVQEEKSAYSSLQEELKEITDEIEQIAEEQEKFSNKLKNLRIDENKARAELETLKRLLQDTERLLGRANIPGIPEEMDARLEEAAEQIFVVVQSLQEVPLNIIQVNQHLLNAKQSIEETHEKAQEMIENVLIIERLIQFGNRYRATNRQVHEYLLEAEDAFKKFRYIKALEDAAKAVEIIDPNAIKRIEELVQEQLLTK
- a CDS encoding cysteine desulfurase family protein, producing MIYLDNSATTKPHKDVLATFMLVNEQYYANPASIHRAGVESNALLTKAREQLANILHTEEKNILFTSGGTESNNAALFGLAKSSNFRGKHIITTEIEHPSILEAVKRLEEEGYEIDYLKVNKYGVISLDELQQKLRKDTIIVSIMHVNNEIGAVQPIKEAAQIIHDSCQAMFHVDAIQSFGKLPVFFDGDNGPDVISISGHKIQGLKGSGLLAFRKKPQLKAFIVGGGQEFGLRSGTVAVPQAVSLAKAARLAVEGMAENVENFKKWSADLHRFFEQFGQEVYVLSPKDGAPHILSFSVRGLKGEILINALQKRDIIVSTSSACSSKQTKTSHVVEALNIDSRYKNGVLRLSLGAINTDEDIASFKKQFTIVMKELKGDITQ